TCGGCGGAGGCTCCGGCTCCGGAATGCTCCTGGTGCACGACGAACGGCTGCTGGGGCTGGTCGACGGCTGGCTCGGCTCCGTCCCGGACAGCGCGTTCACGGACGTGCTGCCGCTGCTGCGCCGCACGTTCTCCGCGTACGAGCCGGGCGTGCGCCGCACCCTGGGCGAGCTGGTGCGCCGCGGCCCGGCATCCTGCGGGGCCACACCGGTCGCCGCGGGGACCGCGTTGCCGGGCTTCGGCACCGAGCTGGACACGGCGCGCGCCGACGCCATGCTCCCCGTGCTCTCCCTGCTGCTGGGCCTCCGACCAGCAGGATCATCCCCATCGGTGCAATCAGGGACGCAGACGCTCGACGACCAGGTGGGGGTGGCCCGATGACGACGGCTTCGACACACGAGGCGACACAACCGGAGGCACCGTTCCCGGACGATGCCGCACCCGGACCCGAACCCGTACCCGCCCCTGGAGCCGGACCCGAACCCGTCCCCGCTCCCGAACCCGCCCGCGAAGTGGCTGGACCGGCGGGCGGAGAGGCGGAAGGACACCGCGACGAGCGGTTGCGGCGCTGGCGCCTGGTGCTGGGCGGGGGCGCGGCCGACGGCACCGGTCACGGCCTGTCCGGGCGGGACGCCGCCATGGACACCGCACTCGGCGCGCTCTACGGCAAGGGGGACAAGCAAGGGCGCGGCAGGGACCGTTCGGCGGGCCTCGGGGCCTCCGCGCCGTCCGTCGCGCGCTGGCTGGGCGACATCCGGACGTACTTCCCGTCCAGCGTGGTGCAGGTCATGCAGCGGGACGCCATCGACAGGCTCGGCCTCTCCGCGCTGCTGCTGGAACCGGAGATGCTCCAGGCCGTGGAGGCGGACGTCCACCTGGTCGGCACGCTCCTCTCCCTCAACAAGGCCATGCCGGAGACCACCAAGGAGACCGCACGGGCCGTGGTCCGCAAGGTCGTCGACGACCTGGAGAAGCGGCTGGCGACCCGCACCCGGGCCACGCTCACCGGCGCGCTCGACCGCAGCGCCCGGATCAGCAGGCCGCGCCACCACGACATCGACTGGCAGCGCACCATCGCGGCCAACCTCAAGCACTACCTGCCCGAGTACCGGACGGTCGTCCCCGAGCGGCTGATCGGCTACGGCCGCGCGTCGCAGGCGGTCAAGAAGGAGGTCGTCCTCTGCATCGACCAGTCCGGTTCGATGGCGGCGTCCGTCGTGTACGCCTCGGTGTTCGGCGCGGTGCTGGCGTCGATGCGGTCCATCGCGACCCGGCTCGTCGTCTTCGACACCGCCGTCGTCGACCTCACCGACCAGCTCGACGACCCCGTCGACGTGCTCTTCGGCACCCAACTCGGCGGCGGCACGGACATCAACAGGGCGCTGGCGTACTGCCAGTCGGGGATCACCCGCCCCGCGGACACCGTCGTCGTCCTCATCTCCGACCTCTACGAAGGCGGGATACGCAACGAGATGCTGAAGCGGGTGGCGGCGATGAAGGCATCCGGGGTGCAGTTCGTGACGCTGCTCGCGCTCTCCGACGAGGGTGCGCCCGCTTACGACCGCGAACACGCCGCGGCGCTCGCCGCACTGGGCGCGCCGGCCTTCGCCTGCACGCCGGAACTCTTCCCGGAGGTGATGGCCGCGGCGATCGAGAAACGCCCACTTCCCATACCGGACAAGAGTGGTCAACAGTAACGCGGGTCTTGCGCAACCTCCCGAGTTCCGTGCAAGGATCGGCCACGGTGTGATGGGAGCACATGGTTCCATCCGCTGTGCCGTCCGCTCGTCCAGGAGGACCGACGATCCTGAGGCCAGCCACGCTCCTGCCCGAAGCCGCTCCGCGCATGTTCGGCGCCGCGGCGAGCAGGCGTGCGCTCCAGGTGGCGCTGCTGGTGGGCGGTCTGGTCGTGCTGGGCATGGTCTGCGGGGCACGGGCGCACGCCGAGCAGGGCGGGCCGTCGGTGCCCGTCTCCGTACCGGACGCGGCCCACGTGCCGGGGCCGTCGAACCTCGGGGCCCCGAACTCCGGGCACCCGCACCGCGCCACCCACCGGCACCCCGCCGAGCACACCACACGCCACACGCACCGCACGCACCGCACCGACAGGCCCGCCGAGCACGCGACACACCGGCACCCCGCGGGTCACCACGCCACGCACACCGTGTCCGGCCACGTGGCCGGACACCTGCATCACGCAACGCAGGCCGGGGCGGGGCAGGTGCACCACGCCACGCACACCGCGCCCCGGCACCATGCGACACACGCCACACACGCCACACACGCCGCCCCATCCACGCACCCGGGCTCGTTCCCGGGCGGCGTGGCGACCGGCGGCGCCCACCCCTCGGTGCCCTCGTCCGGGGCCGCGCACCGCACCGGATCCCCGGGCCCGGCCACCGGCCGGCCCTCCGGCCCCGTGCTGCCCGGGTCCCTGCCGCACCTCGGGCACCTCGGGCACCTGGGGCACGGCGGCGCCGCACCCCGGCCGTCGGCGCCCGGCGCCGGCGGCACGGGCGCCTCGGGGGTGACGGACGGCGTGCGGGACGGTGTGCGGGACGCGGTACGGGACACCGAGGGGGCCCTGCACGACGTCGCCGTGCGGCTGGTGCCGCGGCTTCCGGAACTTCCGTCGCTGCCCGGGTGCCCGCTGCCGGGCCTCCCCGGTCCGGGCGGACCCGGCGGCGACGGCCCCGAAGACCCCGCCGCACAGGGCGCGCACGGCCCCGGGGCGGGCGGAGCGGACACCGGCCGGTACGCGAGCGCCGTGCTCGGCCCGCCGACACCGGTCGCGTACGGCAGCGCGGCGCACGGCGCCGTCCCGTCGCGCGGCGGCGGCCACGTAACGACCTCGGGCGAGGAGGGGCCGGGACCGGTACCCGCGCCGTTGCCCGGCGGCGACCCCGCCGGGGTGCTGTACGGGGCGCAGGACGCCTGGTCCGGGGCGCACCACCGCCCGGGTGAGCTGGGCGCGTTGCTGTCGGGCACGCGCGTTCCGGTGCTGCTCGTACCGGGCGCCATGGGCGTGGAACACGCCGCGGCGGTCCGCGACCGGTACCGCGACATCCTCGAATTCCCCGGCTAGGGCAGGCCTTTCACCCCCCCTGACCTGTCGCGCGGGGGCGATGCAGGTCTGCCCTCTCGTCCGGGAGACTCCCACGAGCCCGGACCTTCAGCCGAAGAACTCGAAGGATCTGACGTACACATGAACAAGAACATCCGACGTTCCCTGGTGATAGCGGCCGGAGTGACGGGCGCCTGGGCGCTCGGCTCCGCCGTCGCCAGCGCGGACGACCTCTCGGCACACTCCGTCTCCGTCCCCGATCCGGCCGGCGACCACGGCATCGTGTCCGGCGACGGCACCGTGGCCGGCACGGTGCACCGGGCCACCGCGGCCGTCCACCACACGACCGGCACCGTCCGGGGCGCCGCGGACGCGGTGCACGGCGATGTCAGCGGTGTGCTCGGGCAGGCGCCGAAGACCGGCGGAGCCGTGCACGGCGCCCTGCTGGGCACCACCCGCTCGGTGCAGGACACCGCTGCCCCGGCCGTGGGCACGGCCGACGGCACGGTGGCGAGGGCCGGCGACGCCGTGCACACCGCGGTGCCGGGCGCCCAGAACACCGTCCGCCACACCGGCGCGACGGTGGGGGACACCGTGAACGAGACCGTCGTCCCCACCGTGGGGCACACGGTGAACGGCGCCGTCCCCGCCGCGCAGGGCACGGTGCGGCAGGTGGCCCCCATGGCGGAGGGCGCCGTCCGGCACGCGGTCCCCACCGTGGAGGGCACGGTCCTCCCCACCGTGGACGGCACCGTCCAGAGCGTCCTTCCCACCGCGGAAGCCACGGTCCGCACCGCCGTCCCCACCGTCGAGGGCACCGCGCAGGACGCCCTGTACGGGACCGGGCACACCGCGCAGAACACCGTCGACGGCACGACCGGCGCCGCGCACGACGACGTGCGCGCGACCGGCCACACCGCGCGCGGCGTCACGGCCGGGGTCCAGGCCGTCGCCGACGTGGCGCTCACCGAGGGCGGGCAGCAGGTGGCCCAGGTGCACGCGACGGCCGAGGGCGAGATCGACTACCTCTTCGGCCCGCTGTCCTCGTTCGCGCCGCAGCTGGTGGACGTCGGCCAGGTCGTGGCCCACGCGGAGCGGGTGGTGTCCGGCATCGACCCGGCCCTCGGCGACACGGTCGGCGACGCGCTCGGCCGGCTTCCCGGTGCCGGGCAGCGGCCCGTCGCGCCGGGCATGGTCCAGCGGACGATGGCCGCGCCGGCGGCGGACGCCGCGGCGCCGGGCGGTACCTGGCGCGGTGACGTGCCGTCGACCGTCGCCGACGCCGGCCTGCCGGCCCGGGCCGCCGCGGTGGTCGGGGACGCGGTGCCGATGGGCCTTCAGGCGGTGGGCGACGCGTCCTACGTCGGCCAGGGGGTCCTCGGGCACACCCAGCCCCTGGTGGACCAGGTCACCGGGCAGGGTCTCGACGGCGTCGGCCAGGTCGTGCGGGAGGTGCCCGGGTATGCCGTGGGCACGGCGGGTACGGCGGCCGCGGACACCGGGCGGCTCGCGGGGCACGCGGTCTACGGTGCGCAGGGTGTCGTCGGCGATGTGACGGGGTCGGGCACGGCCGCCTTCTGACCGTCGGCGTGACCTGTCCGTTCCGGACGCTCCAGCCAAGCGCCCCGTCCCGGTCTTCGGTGACCGGGACGGGGCGCGGCCCCTTCTCGGCGCCGTTGTGGCTGGGGTCCGCTGCCGGGTGCGGCCGGGTCCTCGCTTGTTCGCGCAGTTCCCCGCGCCCCTTTGCGGGGCTTCGCCGCCACGGCTGAGGTCCGTTGCCGGCTGCGGACCCGTGCCCGTTCTTGCGCAGTTCCCCGCGCCCCTTATCGGGACAGCGCCGCTGTCCTTGAGGCGTCTCGCCGGCTGCGGCCCTTCCCCTCTCCTCGCGCAGTTCCCCGCGCCCCTTTCGGGGCACGACCCACCGCCACGCCACCAACGAGGGCCCCGAGCCCCCGAAGGACCGCGGGGAACTGCGCGAGCAAGGGGAGCGGCCCCGCACTCGGCAGTGCACCCCAGCCGTGACGGCGCGACTCGGATAGGGGCGCGGGGAACTGCGCGAGCAAGGGGAGCGGCCCCGCACCCCGCAGTGCACCTCAGCGGTATTGGCGCGACCCGGACAGGGGCGCGGGGAACTGCGCAAACAAGCGAGACCGCCCGCACCCGGCAGCGCACCCCAGCCGCAACACCGCCAGCCCGAAAGGGCTCACCCCGAAGGGGGGCCACCCCAGACATGGGGCACCCCCTCAGCGTCGTGCCCGCGGCAACTTCAGCGTCGAGTCCGCGGCACCTTCAGAAGGTCCCAGCTGACCTTCCCGGGAATCCCGTCCGCATCCTTCCCCTTGAAGCGGAGCTTCTTCTGCCAGGCGGCGTACGACAGCCGATCCGCCTCGGTCCAGTCGGGCGACGGCCCCGTGCTGTACCGCCCGCACCCCTCCGCGTTGAGGCGGTGACCCATGACCGTGATCATCGGATGGCTCTGGCCCTTGTGGAAGAACGCGGCCCCCGGGAACGGCTCGTACACCGGCTCCGGCGGCCGTGGCGGCCGTGGCGGCTCGGCCGGCGGCTTCCCGGGCGCCGGAGGACGGGGCGCGCCCGAGCCCCCGCCGGACCCGGAGCCCGTACCCGAACCGGAGCCGGACCCCGCCCCGGCCCCCGGCGCCCCCTTGAGCAGCGTCGCGACCCGCCGCCGCATGCTGTCCATGGTGAATCCGCGCGGGTCCACCTTCCCGGGCTGCCACTCCTTGTGACCGATCACCGACCGCTCGGTCCAGCCGTGCGCACGGCACAGTGCCGCGGCGGCGCGGGCGGCGGCGTCGAGCTGCTCCTCGGGCCAGGGGTCCTTGCCGTCGCCCATGTTGATGCACTCGAAGCCGTAGAAACGGCTGTTGCCGTCGGCGTTCGCCTGGTTGTCCCCGGGCAGTGCGGTCTCGGCGATCACCGCGCGGAGCACGTCGGCGTCGCCGAGCCCGGCGTGGTTGGCGCGGCCCCAGCCGACCAGGTGCACCTCGCCGGCCTTGTCGATGACGCCGTGGCAGAGCGGCCCCGGCAGGTCGCTGCGGCCGTCGTAGCACAGGTCGACCGAGCCCTCGACGCCCTTGGTGACGGTGTGGTGGATCATCACGCCGTTCAGCGGGCCCCACGGGCCCTTCGTGTTGCGGTTGTGTTTGCTCCACGAGCGCACCTCATGGACGGTCAGGCCCTCGTCGCGCAGTGCCTTGAGCGCCCGCGCGGCGGTCAGCGGGTCAGCCATGGCGCCTCCCGCCACGGCCGCCGGACCCGGATCCGGACCCGGATCCGGACCCAGACCCGGACCTGCCGGCACTGCCCCCGTCGCCGCTCTCCACCGTCTCGTCGTCCGCCTCGGCCTCGGCGACGGCGGTGGTCTGCGAGCGGGACCCCTTTGAGGTGGCTGCTGCGGCGGCGGCCTCGACGGCCCGGTCCTCGTCCTCGGCCAGCCGCTCGGCGGCGAGTTCCGACTGGGTGGCCGCCGGGATGGCGCCCGCCAGCGGCCCGAAGGCGAGCCGCAGATCGCTCGTGCCGCCCTCGCCGCGGACCAGCGCCAGCGGCGCGTGGTGCAGCTCGATGCCCGCCGGGGCGAGCAGCAGCGGCCGGCGTGCCGCGTCCCGCGGCCACTCGACGCTGCCGGTGGCGGTGCGGGCGGCGGCGATCCAGAAGTCGCCGGTGCGGTAGGTGCCGCCCTTGGCGAAGTACACCTCCACGCCGTCCTCCAGCGGCAGCCAGCGGCCCTCCTCGATCCGGACGGCCCCGTGCTGGAGCCGCGCGGCAGCCCCCGGGCGCCTGCCCGCGGTACGCCGGTGGCCGTCCCGGTGGTCCCAGCGACGCAGGTACGGGTGGAGCTCCGGGCGCCGCCCCACGCTGCGCTCCCGCGTGCCCGGCTCGGCCGACAGCCTCACCCGGCGGCCCGGCAGGTCCAGCTCCTCGACGCGCAGCAGCGGCAGCGGCTCCAGGCGGCTCGCGTACGCCCTGTCGACGAACTCGACGCGGTCGCCGACGTTCAGGTCCAGCTTGTCGTCGCTGCCGAGGCTCGCCAGCTCCACCCACGTGCCGTCGACGCCGTCGACCGGGAAGACCACGGAACCGTTCTCGCGGGACCACTTGAAGGTGGCCTCCGCGGCGCTGCCGCCGTCGTGGACCTCCACCCGGTAGAGCTGGTTCTCCGGGCCCCGGTACTGGGCGTCGGGGCTGACCAGGCACGGGTCGTCGGCGGAGTGCTCGGGCCGCTCGCTGCGCACGGCGGCGCGCGCCGCGGGCGCCTGCTGCCGGTCGGCCCAGGTCCGGAACGCCGTGCGCACGTCGTCCTCGGACGGGTCGGTGCCGGACACGTCCAGCTCGGACAGCGCCAGCGGCAGCACCTGCCACACCGTCTTGACGCGCGCCGCGGTGTCGGGCATCGCCGTGCCGAGCGCCACCTCGCGCAGCGCCGGGTCCTCGGCCGCCGTCACCGACCGCTCCCACACCTTCAGGTACACCAGGAACGGGAACTGCGTCGGCAGCCGGTCGCCCGGCACCTCCGGGTCGCGGTAGGCGTCGGGCTGGTCCCAGTATGTCCACGTCGCGGTGGCCGGCGCGGAGCCCTCCGAGCTGGGCGCCCCGCCCTCGGCCTCGTCGTCGTCCGGCACCGGCGTGCCCGGCACGGGCCTGCTCGCGTCGAGCTGGATCCCGTCGACGTAGTAGCGTCCGCCGCCGATGGTCAGGTTGTCGATGTCCCGCTGCCCGCCGACGAAGGCGACCTCGAAGCCGGTGGCTCCCGCGGGCCCGCCGTGCTGCCCGATCAGGTCGGCGGTGAGCGCCCGCGCCCTGCTCAGCTCGATGGCGGTCTGCTCGTTGGCGTCGGCGTCCAGCTGGACGCGGCCCTGCTGGGCGAGGACCGCGGAGTAGTGCAGCTCGGGGTGGTGGGTGAAGCGGGAGAGATCAGCGTGCATCGGAAGGGGTCCCCCCTGGGTTCGTTCGTCCGTCGGTGGTGTGGCGGGGTGGTGGTGGGTGGGTGCGCCGGGCATGACCGGCGCGGGGCCGTTCCCTCCGGCCATCAGGTCGCATATCCGGCCTTCGGGTCGCATCTCCGGCCGTCAGGTCACGTATCCGATCGTCACGTCACATAGAAGATCCCCGCGTCCGCGCCCGCCGGCGTGTACTCGGCGATCCGGGCCCGCAGGCTGTCCTCCCGCTGCGGCAGGTAGAGGTCGTGGAAGGCGCCCATCTCCGCGCCGTCCTCCGCGCCCCGCCGCAGCTCGGCGGCGCCCCCGTCGGCGAGGCGGCCGTACGAGGGGGTGCCGTACCGCTGCGAGGCGAACACCGGCCGCACCTCGCCCGCGTGCTCGGCGCCCACCAGGTCCGGCTGGCAGCGGAACCTCCGCGGGGTGCGCGAGCCGGGCGGCACGTAGCTGAACCGCAGGCAGCCCACGCCCCGCCGCGCCACCCGCATCGTGCCGGTGAACAGCGAGTTCTCGGCGATCTGCACGGCGTGCGTGTGCACCTCGCCGATGACGGTGGTGCGGTGGGCGTGCAGCACGGCGTGCGCGAGGAGGCAGTCCGGCGCGGACAGCGCCTCGCGGTCGTGCCCCGTGGCGTCCAGGATGCTGTCGCGGATGTGGATCGGCAGCGGGTCGGTGGACACCTCGTCGCCGATGACCTGGATGGTGCCGAGGACGCTGTCCTCGATCTGGAGGCAGGCGGTGGTGCGGTCCAGCACGATGCTGGGCTCCTGCGGGGCGCCCGGGGTGCAGTCGGGCTCCAGCGACCAGCCCGGCACGAGCGTGCAGTGCCGTAGTACGACGGCGCCCACGGGACCGGTGACGTTGATGCCGCGTCCGGTGACCAGCAGCCCGTCCAGCACGATCCGCGGCGGCTCGCCCTCCCCGCCGTGGTGATGACCGTGGTGCCCGTGCCCGTCGTGGCCGTGCCCATGACTATCGTGCCCGTCGTGCCCGTGCCCGTGCCCGCGCTCACCGCCGTCGTGCCCGTGCTGCCCTCGGCGGTCCCCGCCGTCCTCCGCGCGGATGTTGAGCGCGTCGGGCCGGTTGCTGTACCAGTCCAGCAGCCGGACCACCGGGCGGCAGCCCTCGGCGGCCCGTACCTCCAGGCGGTCGCCGGGGTCCAGGTCGAAGTCCAGCTGCTCCTGGTAGGCGCCGCTGTGCATGATCTCGATGATGCCGTCGGGCCCCACCCGCCGCGCCCGCCTGTCGTGCTGCCAGTCGCGGTAGGCGTCCATGATCCGCTGGTACCGCCGGCCGGGGCCGACCCGGTACACCACGGCGTCCGGGCGGGGCACGCGGTCCCGCAGGTAGCCGCCACCGCCGAGGTCGGCCACGCCCGCGTAGTGGAAGTCCACCCAGACGCCCTGCCGGGGCGCGGAGCGTGCGCCGAACGCGATCCGCCCCAGCTCCGGGTCGACGGCCACCTGCCCGCGGCGCGGCCGGTAGCGCCACTCGGACAGGTCGGCCACCACGATGTCCGACAGCGGCACCGGGCGGTCCTCGCCGTCCCTGCGGATGACGAAGCTCTTGCCGGGCCCGTAGTAGTCGGCGAGCCGGTCGTGCAGCAGGCGGCGGCCGATGAACGCGGGCACGTTGTCGACGGCGGCCACGTGCGTGGCAGACGGCTCCGGCACCGGACTGGTCACCAGCGGGCTGTCGTTGCCGAGGATGGAGAACGTGTAGAGGTTGCGGGCCCGGTCGATGCAGTACGCGGGCGACTTCGCCAGCGCGTACGCCTTCAGCCGCCACACGAACAGGCCCACCCCGCCGGGCGTCAGGCCGCCCTGCCGGCGCGGGGAGCCGGCCCGCCGCACGTCCACCGAGCGGGCCACCGCCCCGAACGGGCCGCCGGCCAGGTCGAGCGCCGCCCCGTCCCGCAGATCTGCCGTCCTGCCACGGCCCAGCCGGACCGTGTCGGCGACCGGCGAGCCCGTCCCGTACAGCTTCACCGGCTGCCG
The nucleotide sequence above comes from Streptomyces sp. TS71-3. Encoded proteins:
- a CDS encoding VWA domain-containing protein, translated to MAGPAGGEAEGHRDERLRRWRLVLGGGAADGTGHGLSGRDAAMDTALGALYGKGDKQGRGRDRSAGLGASAPSVARWLGDIRTYFPSSVVQVMQRDAIDRLGLSALLLEPEMLQAVEADVHLVGTLLSLNKAMPETTKETARAVVRKVVDDLEKRLATRTRATLTGALDRSARISRPRHHDIDWQRTIAANLKHYLPEYRTVVPERLIGYGRASQAVKKEVVLCIDQSGSMAASVVYASVFGAVLASMRSIATRLVVFDTAVVDLTDQLDDPVDVLFGTQLGGGTDINRALAYCQSGITRPADTVVVLISDLYEGGIRNEMLKRVAAMKASGVQFVTLLALSDEGAPAYDREHAAALAALGAPAFACTPELFPEVMAAAIEKRPLPIPDKSGQQ
- a CDS encoding peptidoglycan-binding protein; its protein translation is MADPLTAARALKALRDEGLTVHEVRSWSKHNRNTKGPWGPLNGVMIHHTVTKGVEGSVDLCYDGRSDLPGPLCHGVIDKAGEVHLVGWGRANHAGLGDADVLRAVIAETALPGDNQANADGNSRFYGFECINMGDGKDPWPEEQLDAAARAAAALCRAHGWTERSVIGHKEWQPGKVDPRGFTMDSMRRRVATLLKGAPGAGAGSGSGSGTGSGSGGGSGAPRPPAPGKPPAEPPRPPRPPEPVYEPFPGAAFFHKGQSHPMITVMGHRLNAEGCGRYSTGPSPDWTEADRLSYAAWQKKLRFKGKDADGIPGKVSWDLLKVPRTRR
- a CDS encoding DUF6519 domain-containing protein; this translates as MHADLSRFTHHPELHYSAVLAQQGRVQLDADANEQTAIELSRARALTADLIGQHGGPAGATGFEVAFVGGQRDIDNLTIGGGRYYVDGIQLDASRPVPGTPVPDDDEAEGGAPSSEGSAPATATWTYWDQPDAYRDPEVPGDRLPTQFPFLVYLKVWERSVTAAEDPALREVALGTAMPDTAARVKTVWQVLPLALSELDVSGTDPSEDDVRTAFRTWADRQQAPAARAAVRSERPEHSADDPCLVSPDAQYRGPENQLYRVEVHDGGSAAEATFKWSRENGSVVFPVDGVDGTWVELASLGSDDKLDLNVGDRVEFVDRAYASRLEPLPLLRVEELDLPGRRVRLSAEPGTRERSVGRRPELHPYLRRWDHRDGHRRTAGRRPGAAARLQHGAVRIEEGRWLPLEDGVEVYFAKGGTYRTGDFWIAAARTATGSVEWPRDAARRPLLLAPAGIELHHAPLALVRGEGGTSDLRLAFGPLAGAIPAATQSELAAERLAEDEDRAVEAAAAAATSKGSRSQTTAVAEAEADDETVESGDGGSAGRSGSGSGSGSGSGSGGRGGRRHG